One genomic window of Candidatus Marinimicrobia bacterium CG08_land_8_20_14_0_20_45_22 includes the following:
- a CDS encoding phenylalanine--tRNA ligase subunit beta, translating to MIINTKWLEKYTEVPFSPGELGERLTSLGLESAVRKSPIDDLKGVIVGKVLDVQRHPNADRLSVCSVSVGAEELSIVCGAPNVAKGQKVPLALIGTTLPNGLTLKPTKIRGVDSNGMICAEDELGILDNHAGIMVLDPDAPVGMELSEYLEKNGKTLEVDLTSNRPDCASHIGVARELALITGKELRIPTATIEESNEPVENYINMEIENAVGCPRYAARVIRGVRIAPSPIWLTKALEGIGIRSINNVVDAANFVLMETGHPLHTFDYRNIHGEKIVVRSAVDGEIVTTLDGSERKLTRNVLLICDAERPVAVAGIMGLANSEITLATTDVLIESAYFDPGTIRKGSKYLGLQTDASYRFERGADPEGVIFALNRLTSLIVEVAGGKVCRGIIDRYSSPIIRSEITVRFERIFYLLGIRIDPVWIHRLFQKLGAQIISVDSEKIVLISPSFRPDLTREVDYIEEVVRVYGISNVPSARRLQIQPIVDVQTQYDLVEKLRATVCSYGYDELFNNSLVCERWTTFGINPAQPVKLKNPLSQEMAYLRNSLIPGMIAAAKRNFNRKNVNLKLFEIGYVQGFDPKSETSAKETQRLAVLISGELEEKHWIHSSVKSDIFILKGVIEDLVARFGLPITMFVPRENEYFRHLMGVVTDKREFGYVGEVDPGYLKNDWDIEIPIFVLELDISDLTQMAHLAVKYHELPIYPSIERDVSIWVPEKLSVGETMETIRKHGGEYLQEVRFYDLYSGKSIDKLKKSFTFNLVFQANDRTLKDEEVDKIMVAIHNALTKELNAKLR from the coding sequence ATGATTATCAATACCAAATGGCTGGAAAAATATACCGAAGTCCCGTTTTCCCCGGGTGAACTGGGAGAACGGCTGACATCGTTGGGCTTGGAATCTGCGGTTCGTAAGTCGCCGATTGACGATCTAAAAGGAGTCATTGTTGGAAAAGTTCTTGACGTCCAGCGTCATCCAAATGCAGACCGTTTGAGTGTTTGTAGCGTAAGCGTCGGCGCCGAAGAACTTAGCATTGTTTGCGGCGCGCCGAATGTAGCTAAAGGGCAGAAAGTCCCACTAGCTCTTATAGGAACTACATTGCCGAATGGATTGACACTGAAACCAACCAAAATCCGTGGCGTCGATTCTAACGGAATGATTTGCGCCGAGGATGAGCTTGGAATCTTGGATAATCATGCCGGCATCATGGTCTTAGACCCGGATGCGCCGGTTGGAATGGAATTATCTGAATATCTGGAAAAGAACGGGAAGACATTGGAAGTTGATCTAACATCAAATCGTCCCGATTGCGCTTCTCATATCGGCGTTGCACGCGAACTGGCGTTAATAACCGGGAAAGAATTGCGCATTCCTACCGCGACGATCGAAGAATCTAACGAACCTGTCGAAAACTACATCAACATGGAAATCGAAAATGCGGTCGGTTGCCCACGATATGCCGCTCGTGTCATTCGTGGCGTCAGAATTGCTCCATCGCCAATCTGGTTAACCAAAGCGTTGGAAGGCATTGGTATCCGGTCAATAAACAATGTCGTGGATGCCGCTAATTTTGTGTTGATGGAAACTGGTCATCCGCTACACACTTTTGATTACCGAAACATTCATGGAGAAAAAATTGTCGTCAGAAGCGCAGTAGATGGCGAAATTGTGACGACACTCGATGGTTCTGAAAGAAAACTTACCCGAAATGTGTTACTAATTTGCGACGCAGAACGTCCGGTAGCAGTCGCAGGAATCATGGGACTTGCTAATTCCGAAATAACGCTGGCAACGACGGATGTTTTGATCGAAAGCGCCTATTTCGATCCGGGGACAATCCGAAAAGGATCAAAATATCTCGGACTTCAGACGGACGCTTCGTATCGATTTGAACGCGGCGCTGATCCGGAAGGCGTAATTTTTGCGCTCAACCGGCTGACAAGCCTAATCGTGGAAGTCGCTGGCGGAAAAGTATGTCGCGGTATTATTGATCGATATTCTTCTCCGATTATCAGAAGTGAAATTACTGTGCGGTTTGAACGTATTTTTTACTTGCTGGGCATTCGCATTGATCCGGTTTGGATTCATCGGCTTTTTCAAAAACTTGGTGCTCAAATCATCAGTGTTGATTCGGAAAAGATTGTGTTAATTTCGCCTTCATTCCGACCGGATTTGACGCGTGAGGTTGATTACATTGAAGAAGTTGTCAGAGTTTATGGAATATCAAATGTTCCTTCCGCGCGTCGGTTACAGATACAACCGATCGTCGACGTACAAACACAGTATGATCTCGTTGAAAAACTTCGCGCGACCGTCTGTTCGTACGGTTATGATGAACTCTTTAACAATTCGCTCGTATGCGAAAGGTGGACGACATTCGGCATAAATCCTGCTCAACCTGTCAAGTTGAAAAATCCACTCAGTCAGGAAATGGCATATCTGCGCAACTCTCTCATACCTGGAATGATCGCCGCGGCGAAGCGGAACTTTAACCGTAAAAACGTAAATTTGAAATTGTTTGAGATTGGTTATGTTCAGGGATTCGATCCGAAATCGGAAACTTCGGCAAAGGAAACGCAAAGATTAGCAGTGTTGATTTCCGGTGAACTCGAGGAAAAACACTGGATACATTCGTCGGTGAAGAGCGATATTTTTATTCTGAAGGGTGTTATTGAAGACCTGGTCGCTCGTTTTGGACTCCCCATAACGATGTTTGTCCCGCGGGAAAACGAATATTTTCGTCATCTCATGGGTGTCGTTACTGATAAAAGAGAATTTGGATATGTGGGTGAAGTCGATCCAGGTTATTTGAAAAATGATTGGGATATCGAGATTCCCATTTTCGTTTTGGAGTTGGATATATCCGATTTGACCCAAATGGCGCATCTGGCGGTTAAATATCATGAACTGCCAATATATCCTTCCATAGAAAGAGACGTTTCGATCTGGGTACCGGAGAAACTTTCCGTCGGTGAAACCATGGAAACAATCCGCAAACATGGTGGAGAGTATCTGCAAGAGGTTCGTTTCTACGACCTCTATTCAGGAAAAAGTATTGACAAATTGAAAAAAAGTTTTACATTTAATTTAGTTTTTCAGGCTAATGACCGAACATTGAAAGACGAGGAAGTTGACAAAATAATGGTGGCGATTCACAACGCGCTGACGAAAGAACTGAACGCAAAACTTCGCTAA
- a CDS encoding 50S ribosomal protein L20, giving the protein MPRANSSVPHHRKHRKIVKMAKGYRASRSTLYVNSKDAIEKGLQYAYRDRRTKKRNFRALWIARINAGAHLYGVSYNKFIHGLKVNGINLDRKVLADMAVNDPSGFAKLVELVKV; this is encoded by the coding sequence ATGCCACGTGCTAATAGTTCCGTACCTCATCATCGGAAACATAGAAAAATCGTCAAGATGGCGAAAGGCTACCGCGCTTCGCGGAGCACGCTATATGTCAACTCAAAGGATGCCATCGAAAAGGGCTTGCAATACGCTTACCGTGATCGACGCACCAAAAAGAGAAATTTCCGCGCGCTCTGGATCGCCAGAATCAATGCCGGGGCTCATCTTTACGGAGTATCTTACAATAAATTTATCCACGGTTTGAAAGTGAATGGCATCAATCTCGACCGCAAAGTACTCGCCGATATGGCTGTGAACGATCCGTCGGGATTTGCCAAGCTTGTCGAATTAGTAAAGGTATAG
- a CDS encoding phenylalanine--tRNA ligase subunit alpha, with translation MNLLERAEEVRLQLKNDLAKVGSDLPSVETFRIKFLGKKGIIPALFGEFSALNNDAKRQFGKTLNDLKNEAEQAVISLRERFNKQETDSEFFDFTLPGKPPSMGHLHPVTQTLNRITDIFREIGFQIEYGPEVETDYNNFQALNIPENHPARDMQDTFYIDDSIVLRTHTSPIQIRTMLKSKPPIRILAPGRVYRNEAINARSYCLFHQIEGLYVDEHVTFTELKGTIEYFAKRFFGKDVIIRFRPSYFPFTEPSAEVDVSCYLCGGKGCRVCKYTGWLEIMGCGMIDPAVLDEVGIDPEKYTGYAFGMGADRIALQKYGIDDIRLFFDGDVRFLKQF, from the coding sequence ATGAACCTCTTGGAACGCGCCGAAGAGGTTCGCTTGCAACTGAAAAACGATCTTGCAAAAGTCGGAAGCGATCTTCCATCGGTTGAGACCTTCAGAATTAAGTTTCTAGGGAAAAAAGGAATCATTCCGGCACTTTTTGGAGAGTTTTCCGCGTTAAATAACGATGCCAAACGGCAATTCGGCAAGACGCTGAACGATCTAAAAAACGAAGCCGAACAAGCGGTCATTTCGCTTCGGGAGCGTTTTAATAAACAAGAGACCGATTCTGAATTTTTTGATTTCACATTGCCGGGAAAGCCGCCATCAATGGGTCATCTTCATCCAGTAACGCAGACTCTCAACCGTATTACGGATATTTTCAGGGAAATCGGTTTCCAAATCGAGTATGGGCCAGAAGTTGAAACGGATTATAATAACTTCCAGGCATTGAATATCCCGGAAAATCACCCAGCGAGAGATATGCAGGACACATTTTACATCGACGATTCCATTGTTTTACGCACACACACTTCGCCAATACAGATTCGGACGATGTTGAAATCAAAACCACCTATTCGTATCCTTGCGCCGGGGCGTGTTTATCGGAATGAAGCAATCAACGCCCGCAGTTATTGTTTGTTTCATCAGATCGAAGGACTGTATGTTGACGAACATGTTACGTTTACCGAACTGAAAGGGACAATCGAATATTTTGCGAAACGGTTTTTTGGAAAAGATGTGATTATCCGGTTTCGTCCGAGTTATTTTCCATTTACCGAACCCAGCGCGGAAGTCGATGTCTCCTGCTACTTGTGCGGTGGAAAAGGTTGCCGTGTTTGTAAATATACCGGTTGGTTGGAGATCATGGGTTGTGGTATGATCGATCCGGCTGTTTTGGACGAGGTCGGCATCGATCCAGAAAAATACACGGGCTACGCTTTCGGAATGGGCGCTGATCGGATCGCTTTGCAAAAATATGGAATCGATGACATTCGGCTCTTTTTTGATGGTGATGTTCGATTCTTAAAACAGTTTTAG
- a CDS encoding cell division protein ZapA has protein sequence MEEIIENLVRVTIYGQEYTIKAKAEPAYITSVANYVNEKMEDVEKAVPTVQSSIRVAILAAMNITDELFSANKDKEEILKTIDDKSMFLIDIIDEKLKK, from the coding sequence ATGGAAGAGATTATAGAAAATTTAGTTCGCGTAACAATCTATGGGCAAGAATATACGATCAAGGCAAAAGCCGAACCAGCGTATATCACCAGCGTCGCAAATTACGTTAACGAAAAAATGGAAGACGTGGAAAAAGCCGTTCCAACCGTTCAATCAAGCATACGCGTGGCGATTTTAGCCGCTATGAACATTACTGATGAATTGTTCAGCGCCAATAAAGATAAAGAAGAAATTCTTAAAACTATCGATGACAAATCGATGTTTTTAATTGATATTATCGACGAGAAACTAAAGAAATAA
- a CDS encoding 50S ribosomal protein L35 has protein sequence MPKMKTRRSAAKRFNLTGTGKVKRNKAYHSHILTSKSPKRKRSLGQSTIAASSDVQRIKKMIIA, from the coding sequence ATGCCGAAAATGAAAACAAGAAGATCAGCAGCAAAACGGTTTAATCTCACCGGAACGGGTAAGGTTAAAAGGAACAAGGCGTATCATTCTCATATCCTGACATCGAAATCACCCAAGAGAAAAAGAAGCTTAGGCCAATCCACAATTGCTGCATCTAGCGATGTTCAACGCATTAAAAAAATGATTATTGCATAA